A window of Aeromicrobium sp. Root236 contains these coding sequences:
- a CDS encoding TetR/AcrR family transcriptional regulator yields the protein MPVSERRAERKREILDATRALFDERGVRDAQIEDIARAVGINRAIIYRHFSGKEELFAETLVGYLDELAKMLQTSDDATHEPVDRLENLVVVFLDFGSAYPAFVDCAQTLLRRRGDELMAEVSERVMFDLGRAMASCLNHVVDVLEAGVKAGEFHVRDPNLLANVFYTQALGVMNLTTLQLSVREQNPGLPAVDAVPFDEVKTYLQHAAVAMARAEPSA from the coding sequence ATGCCCGTCTCGGAACGCCGCGCTGAGCGCAAGAGGGAGATCCTCGACGCGACCCGTGCGCTCTTCGACGAGCGCGGCGTGCGCGATGCGCAGATCGAGGACATCGCGCGGGCCGTGGGCATCAACCGGGCGATCATCTACCGGCACTTCTCGGGCAAGGAAGAGCTGTTCGCCGAGACACTCGTCGGCTACCTCGACGAGCTCGCCAAGATGCTGCAGACCTCCGACGACGCCACGCACGAGCCGGTCGATCGCCTCGAGAACCTCGTCGTGGTGTTCCTCGACTTCGGGTCGGCCTATCCGGCGTTCGTCGACTGCGCCCAGACGTTGCTGCGCCGCCGTGGCGACGAGCTCATGGCCGAGGTCAGCGAACGCGTCATGTTCGACCTCGGCCGTGCCATGGCGTCGTGCCTCAACCATGTCGTCGACGTGCTCGAGGCCGGGGTCAAGGCCGGCGAGTTCCACGTACGCGACCCCAACCTGCTGGCCAACGTGTTCTACACGCAGGCGCTCGGCGTCATGAACCTGACGACGCTGCAGCTGTCCGTACGCGAGCAGAACCCGGGTCTGCCGGCTGTCGACGCCGTGCCGTTCGACGAGGTCAAGACCTACCTGCAGCACGCCGCCGTCGCGATGGCGCGCGCCGAGCCGTCAGCCTGA
- the uvrB gene encoding excinuclease ABC subunit UvrB, with protein sequence MRSVSELQRQVAPIEVVSDYQPAGDQPAAIAELERRIKAGVKDNVLLGATGTGKTATTAWLAERLQRPMLVMMPNKLLAAQFANELRELLPNNAVEYFVSYYDYYQPEAYIAQSDTYIEKDSSVNEEVERLRHSATWSLLTRRDVIVVATVSCIYGLGSAQEYLERMIGFKVGEELPREQLLRTLVQAQYVRNDVASTRGTFRVKGDTVEIFPVYQEHAVRVEFFGDEIERLMTLHPLTGEVLSDDQELYVGAATHYAAGQETMNRAMRTIEIELEERLAELEGEGKLLEAQRLRMRTTYDLEMMQQVGTCAGIENYSRHMDGRGPGTPGHCLLDYFPDDFVLVVDESHVTIPQIGAMYEGDMSRKRSLVEHGFRLPSAMDNRPLKWAEFLERIGQTVYLSATPGNYEMEKVQGDVVEQIIRPTGLVDPEVIVKPTKGQIDDLITQIRLRTEREERVLVTTLTKKMSEDLTDYLLEAGIRTRYLHSEVDTLRRVELLRELRMGEYDVLVGINLLREGLDLPEVSLVAILDADKEGFLRSGRSLIQTIGRAARNVSGQVIMYADTITDSMGWAIEETNRRREKQVAYNVANGIDPTPLRKKIGDITDMLAREDADTATLLAATGDKRRKGAPVPLGHTADLANLPSGELADLIEQLSEQMRAAAAELQFEVAARLRDEIGDLKKELRSMLQAGV encoded by the coding sequence ATGCGTTCAGTGTCAGAGCTCCAGCGTCAGGTGGCGCCCATCGAGGTCGTCTCCGACTACCAACCCGCGGGTGACCAGCCGGCGGCGATCGCCGAGCTCGAACGCCGGATCAAGGCCGGCGTCAAGGACAACGTGCTGCTGGGTGCGACCGGCACCGGCAAGACCGCGACGACGGCCTGGCTGGCCGAGCGGCTGCAGCGGCCGATGCTCGTGATGATGCCCAACAAGCTGCTCGCGGCCCAGTTCGCCAACGAGCTGCGCGAGCTGCTGCCCAACAACGCGGTCGAGTACTTCGTCTCCTACTACGACTACTACCAACCCGAGGCCTACATCGCGCAGAGCGACACCTACATCGAGAAGGACTCGTCGGTCAACGAAGAGGTCGAACGCCTGCGGCACTCGGCCACGTGGTCGCTGCTGACCCGTCGCGACGTCATCGTGGTGGCCACGGTGTCCTGCATCTACGGCCTCGGCTCGGCACAGGAATACCTCGAGCGCATGATCGGCTTCAAGGTCGGCGAGGAGCTCCCGCGCGAGCAGCTGCTCCGCACGCTGGTGCAGGCCCAGTACGTACGCAACGACGTCGCGTCGACCCGGGGCACGTTCCGGGTCAAGGGCGACACCGTCGAGATCTTCCCGGTCTACCAGGAGCACGCGGTGCGGGTGGAGTTCTTCGGCGACGAGATCGAGCGGCTCATGACGCTGCACCCGCTGACCGGCGAGGTGCTCAGCGACGACCAGGAGCTCTACGTCGGAGCGGCCACGCACTACGCCGCCGGCCAGGAGACCATGAACCGCGCGATGCGCACGATCGAGATCGAGCTCGAGGAGCGGCTCGCCGAGCTCGAGGGCGAGGGCAAGCTGCTCGAGGCCCAGCGACTGCGCATGCGCACGACCTACGACCTCGAGATGATGCAGCAGGTCGGCACGTGCGCCGGCATCGAGAACTACTCGCGCCACATGGACGGCCGCGGGCCGGGCACGCCGGGCCACTGCCTGCTCGACTACTTCCCCGACGACTTCGTGCTGGTCGTCGACGAGTCGCACGTGACCATCCCGCAGATCGGCGCGATGTACGAGGGCGACATGTCCCGCAAGCGCTCGCTCGTCGAGCACGGCTTCCGGCTGCCGAGCGCGATGGACAACCGGCCGCTCAAGTGGGCCGAGTTCCTCGAGCGCATCGGCCAGACGGTCTACCTGTCGGCGACGCCGGGCAACTACGAGATGGAGAAGGTCCAGGGCGACGTCGTCGAGCAGATCATCCGCCCGACCGGCTTGGTCGACCCCGAGGTCATTGTCAAGCCGACCAAGGGCCAGATCGACGACCTGATCACCCAGATCCGGCTGCGCACCGAGCGCGAGGAGCGCGTGCTGGTCACGACGCTCACCAAGAAGATGTCCGAGGACCTCACCGACTACCTGCTCGAGGCCGGCATCCGCACCCGCTACCTCCACAGCGAGGTCGACACGCTGCGCCGCGTCGAGCTGCTCCGCGAGCTGCGCATGGGGGAGTACGACGTCCTGGTCGGCATCAACCTGCTCCGCGAGGGCCTCGACCTGCCCGAGGTGAGCCTCGTGGCGATCCTCGACGCCGACAAGGAGGGCTTCCTCCGCTCGGGTCGCTCGCTCATCCAGACCATCGGCCGTGCGGCGCGCAACGTGTCGGGCCAGGTCATCATGTACGCCGACACGATCACCGACTCGATGGGCTGGGCGATCGAGGAGACCAACCGGCGCCGTGAGAAGCAGGTCGCCTACAACGTCGCCAACGGCATCGACCCGACGCCGCTGCGCAAGAAGATCGGCGACATCACCGACATGCTGGCCCGCGAGGACGCCGACACGGCGACGCTGCTCGCCGCGACCGGTGACAAGCGCCGCAAGGGCGCGCCGGTGCCGCTCGGTCACACCGCCGACCTCGCCAACCTGCCCTCGGGTGAGCTCGCCGACCTCATCGAGCAGCTCAGCGAGCAGATGCGGGCGGCGGCAGCCGAGCTGCAGTTCGAGGTCGCCGCGCGTCTGCGCGACGAGATCGGCGACCTCAAGAAGGAGCTCCGCAGCATGCTCCAAGCTGGCGTCTGA
- a CDS encoding TetR/AcrR family transcriptional regulator has product MGEHVKTRTYTSSLRAQQAERTRGAILDAARSLFVTQGFRRTTVQQIADRAGVNIDTIYSAVGRKPALMRELVETSLSGQNEAVPAQQRPYVQQIREAATAGEKIDIYAEAIAEIQQRMAPIFLALRDAALSDESCRALWKEISERRARNMLEFAADLRVTRQLRADLDDQRVADVIWSMNAAEYWVLLVEERGWTPAEFRSWIADSWRRLLLAS; this is encoded by the coding sequence ATGGGAGAGCACGTCAAGACCCGCACCTACACCTCGTCACTGCGCGCCCAACAGGCCGAGCGCACTCGCGGTGCGATCCTCGACGCCGCCCGCAGCCTCTTCGTCACGCAGGGATTCCGTCGCACCACGGTGCAGCAGATCGCCGATCGGGCCGGGGTCAACATCGACACGATCTACTCGGCGGTCGGCCGCAAGCCCGCCCTCATGCGAGAACTGGTCGAGACGTCGTTGTCGGGGCAGAACGAGGCCGTGCCGGCCCAGCAGCGTCCGTACGTGCAGCAGATACGCGAAGCCGCGACAGCTGGCGAGAAGATCGACATCTATGCGGAGGCCATCGCCGAGATCCAGCAACGCATGGCCCCGATCTTCCTGGCCCTGCGTGACGCCGCGCTGAGCGACGAGTCGTGCCGCGCCCTTTGGAAGGAGATCAGCGAGCGGCGAGCACGCAACATGCTCGAGTTCGCCGCCGACCTCCGCGTGACCCGACAGCTACGTGCCGACCTCGACGACCAGCGGGTCGCGGACGTCATCTGGTCCATGAACGCAGCGGAGTACTGGGTGCTGCTTGTCGAGGAGCGTGGCTGGACCCCGGCAGAGTTCCGAAGCTGGATCGCGGATTCGTGGCGGAGGCTGCTGCTCGCGTCCTAA
- a CDS encoding SDR family NAD(P)-dependent oxidoreductase — translation MTNATQRPLPSGFDATTTTDDVLKDVDLTGTLALVTGGYSGIGIETTRALVAAGAEVVVPSRRVQTAREQLAGFERVEVGSLDLGDLESVRRFADRFLATNRSLDLVIDSAGIMAAPETRVGPGWESQLATNHLGHFALVNRLWPAIEPSGARVISVSSRGHHFSPIRWDDPHFTQGYDKWLAYGQSKTANSLFAVHLDALGRDAGVRAFAVHPGAILTALVRHMSMAEQIEAGYLDEDGNLIDPRFKSPEAGAATQVWAATSRQLDGLGGLYLEDVDVAAPWTEDQVYTGVKDWAVDPDEAQRLWALSAELTGVNAFA, via the coding sequence ATGACGAACGCCACGCAACGGCCACTTCCCTCCGGCTTCGACGCCACCACGACCACGGACGACGTGCTCAAGGACGTCGACCTCACCGGCACGCTCGCCCTCGTCACCGGCGGCTACTCCGGCATCGGTATCGAGACGACGCGGGCGCTCGTTGCTGCCGGCGCGGAGGTCGTGGTGCCGTCGCGCCGGGTCCAGACCGCCCGGGAGCAGCTGGCCGGCTTCGAACGCGTCGAGGTCGGCTCCCTCGACCTGGGCGACCTCGAGAGCGTACGACGCTTTGCGGACCGGTTCCTGGCGACGAACCGCAGCCTCGACCTGGTCATCGACAGCGCCGGCATCATGGCCGCACCCGAGACGCGCGTCGGCCCCGGTTGGGAGTCACAGCTCGCGACGAACCACCTCGGCCACTTCGCACTGGTCAACAGGCTGTGGCCCGCGATCGAGCCAAGCGGGGCGCGGGTGATCTCGGTCAGCTCGCGTGGCCATCACTTCTCGCCGATCCGGTGGGACGACCCGCACTTCACGCAGGGCTACGACAAGTGGCTCGCGTACGGCCAGTCCAAGACCGCGAACTCGCTGTTCGCCGTCCACCTCGACGCCTTGGGCCGGGACGCCGGCGTGCGCGCGTTCGCGGTGCATCCGGGCGCGATCCTCACCGCGCTGGTGCGCCACATGTCGATGGCCGAGCAGATCGAGGCCGGATACCTGGACGAGGACGGCAACCTGATCGACCCGCGGTTCAAGTCACCCGAGGCCGGTGCAGCGACGCAGGTGTGGGCGGCGACCTCGCGACAGCTCGACGGCCTGGGCGGGCTCTACCTCGAGGACGTGGACGTGGCCGCGCCGTGGACGGAGGACCAGGTCTACACCGGCGTGAAGGACTGGGCGGTCGACCCCGACGAGGCGCAGCGCCTCTGGGCCCTCTCCGCAGAGCTGACCGGTGTCAACGCGTTCGCCTGA
- a CDS encoding pyridoxal-dependent decarboxylase — MTARGETYDDSLDKAHQHVRRWLSSIDERPVGPRVTASELLESVGGPLPDNGLDPGDVVDELAAKADPGLMAIASGRFFGWVMGGTLPAGLAADWMVSGWDQNAGMRYSTPATAALEEAAASWLLELLHLPPTADVGFVTGATMSNFTCLAAARHAVLAQAGWDVERNGLTGAPRVRVLVGAERHDTIDLALRYLGLGQPTPVVADDQGRIDVDALAEALAAIPPGEPIVLCLQAGNVHSGAFDPFAEAVSLAHARGAWVHVDGAFGLWAAASPGLSHLVEGLSGADSWTTDAHKTLNVPYDCGLAIVADSGSMRAAMGVHASYLVADETGPGDPYEKVPELSRRARGVPVWAVLRSLGRKGVVDLVDGLAANARAIAAGLSEIEGVEVLNDVGYTQICVSFGSDERTREVTARVIEDGTTWMSGSRWHDRDVLRVSVSNWSTDAEDVRLSVDTVRAAVGS; from the coding sequence ATGACCGCACGCGGTGAGACATACGACGATTCGCTCGACAAGGCGCACCAACACGTACGCCGCTGGCTGTCGTCGATCGACGAGCGGCCGGTCGGGCCGCGCGTCACCGCAAGCGAGCTGCTGGAGAGTGTCGGCGGGCCGTTGCCCGACAACGGCCTGGACCCCGGTGACGTCGTGGACGAGCTCGCCGCCAAGGCGGACCCGGGGCTCATGGCGATCGCATCCGGGCGGTTCTTCGGCTGGGTCATGGGTGGGACGCTGCCTGCCGGGCTCGCCGCCGACTGGATGGTCAGCGGCTGGGACCAGAACGCCGGCATGCGCTACTCGACGCCCGCGACCGCTGCGCTCGAGGAGGCCGCCGCGAGCTGGCTGCTCGAGCTGTTGCACTTGCCGCCGACGGCCGACGTCGGCTTCGTCACCGGCGCCACGATGTCCAACTTCACCTGCCTGGCCGCTGCACGCCACGCGGTCCTCGCCCAAGCGGGGTGGGACGTCGAGCGCAACGGCCTGACGGGTGCGCCGCGGGTCCGTGTCCTCGTGGGCGCCGAGCGGCACGACACGATCGACCTGGCGCTGCGCTACCTAGGGCTCGGCCAGCCGACTCCGGTCGTCGCCGACGACCAGGGTCGTATCGACGTCGACGCGCTCGCCGAGGCGTTGGCCGCGATCCCGCCCGGCGAGCCGATCGTGCTGTGCCTGCAGGCCGGCAACGTGCACTCGGGCGCCTTCGACCCGTTCGCCGAGGCCGTCTCGCTCGCGCATGCCCGCGGCGCGTGGGTGCACGTCGACGGGGCCTTCGGGCTCTGGGCGGCGGCGTCGCCCGGGCTGAGTCACCTCGTCGAGGGCCTGTCCGGCGCCGACTCCTGGACGACGGACGCGCACAAGACGCTCAACGTGCCGTACGACTGCGGGCTCGCGATCGTGGCCGACTCAGGCTCGATGCGGGCGGCGATGGGGGTGCACGCGAGCTACCTGGTGGCCGACGAGACCGGGCCCGGCGACCCGTACGAGAAGGTGCCCGAGCTGTCCCGGCGGGCTCGTGGCGTGCCGGTCTGGGCCGTGTTGCGATCGCTGGGCCGCAAGGGAGTGGTCGACCTGGTCGACGGTCTCGCGGCGAATGCGCGCGCCATTGCCGCCGGGTTGTCGGAGATCGAAGGCGTCGAGGTGCTCAACGACGTCGGCTACACCCAGATCTGCGTGTCGTTCGGCAGCGACGAACGTACGCGTGAGGTCACCGCGCGGGTCATCGAGGACGGCACGACGTGGATGTCCGGCTCGCGCTGGCACGACCGCGACGTCCTGCGGGTGTCGGTGAGCAACTGGTCGACCGACGCGGAGGACGTACGCCTGTCGGTCGACACCGTACGGGCCGCGGTCGGTTCTTGA